From one Dyella sp. 2HG41-7 genomic stretch:
- a CDS encoding SOS response-associated peptidase family protein: protein MIYADFRKYEHHGGKLDIKAFVKMFWERKKSGDWVKKVPKAMRDSFADPRTPDEAEANAVAIEAYRSAALVYEKEVAEQTERKVKAETVLAGAKPTKKAANDVRVATNKIAAAEAKLRELNDQSKTDGYGRIWPGSYCPVLMRDHATGERMIVPMRYRCRLPGWSAQDEVEKPGTYNARRDKLSTVWKKLFGYNHGVVIASKFYESVSLHRLHQRELAPGERDIAVEIRFEAEPKQDLFLACLWRYVEDTDDGPGFYSFAIITRDPPPEVLAAGHDRCVVAIKPENLDAWLAPDPHHLNAMFEIIDTPPDVYYQHELVSDKAEAV from the coding sequence ATGATCTACGCGGACTTCCGCAAGTACGAACATCACGGCGGCAAGCTCGACATTAAAGCGTTCGTGAAGATGTTCTGGGAGCGCAAGAAGTCCGGCGACTGGGTAAAAAAGGTTCCCAAGGCGATGCGCGATTCTTTCGCCGATCCGCGAACACCGGACGAAGCCGAAGCCAATGCCGTAGCGATCGAGGCCTACCGCTCGGCTGCGCTCGTCTACGAGAAGGAAGTCGCCGAGCAGACGGAGCGGAAGGTGAAAGCGGAGACGGTGCTTGCCGGCGCCAAGCCTACCAAGAAGGCGGCAAATGATGTCCGCGTTGCCACCAACAAGATCGCTGCAGCCGAGGCCAAGCTTCGCGAGCTGAACGACCAATCCAAGACGGACGGCTACGGTCGCATCTGGCCTGGCTCGTACTGCCCCGTGTTGATGCGCGATCACGCGACCGGTGAGCGCATGATCGTTCCGATGCGTTACCGTTGCCGCCTGCCCGGTTGGTCGGCGCAAGACGAGGTCGAGAAGCCAGGAACGTACAACGCCAGACGAGACAAGCTGTCGACCGTCTGGAAGAAACTGTTCGGCTACAACCACGGCGTTGTCATAGCGAGCAAGTTCTATGAATCGGTGAGCCTGCACCGTCTGCACCAGCGTGAACTGGCACCAGGCGAGCGAGATATCGCCGTCGAGATTCGGTTTGAGGCGGAGCCGAAGCAGGATCTCTTTCTCGCCTGCCTTTGGCGCTACGTCGAGGATACGGACGACGGGCCAGGGTTCTACTCGTTCGCGATCATCACGCGAGATCCGCCGCCCGAAGTTCTCGCTGCCGGCCATGACCGCTGCGTCGTCGCCATCAAACCGGAAAATCTCGACGCGTGGCTTGCGCCGGATCCACATCACCTAAACGCTATGTTTGAGATTATCGACACCCCGCCCGATGTGTACTACCAACATGAGTTGGTATCCGACAAGGCGGAGGCTGTATGA
- the rnr gene encoding ribonuclease R — MPSREAILALLEERGELLTQARIAEALQLYDEYGIAALTKRLTAMVRDGQLLLGRRGGYAPARKLDLIPGVVLANAEGYGFLRPDEGGDDLYLSPYQMRSVMHGDRVLASVVGLDRRGRRQGSIVEVLQRRSPRLVGRVVVENGVTLVVPDDRRLHQDLMIAPGKERGATSGQIVVAEITDPPTAYRGPLGAIRAVLGERLQPSLLVDMAIASHDLPHEWPPEVLREAEAVEPEVTAAEREGRVDLRKLPLVTIDGADARDFDDAVYAEPKRGGGWRLVVAIADVSHYVPVDSALDKEAYERSTSTYFPGFVVPMLPETLSNGICSLNPKVERLCMVCDMQVDATGEVVKSKFYAGVMRSHARLTYDKVWQAIGLQDADARHEVADVLPQLEHLHALYKAMAEQRRRRGAIDFETPEVKFRLDQTGEVQTVGAVERNDAHKLIEECMIAANVQAALFLSKRKIPALYRAHEPPPAEKYEDLQQFLREFKLRMPPVEDVTPGDFADVLRMVRDRPERELIQSVLLRAQSMAAYQPDNRGHFGLALEAYAHFTSPIRRYPDLLVHRAIRYALSGGKPSAYVYSEAAMAAMAVHCSQRERRAEEAERDVDERFRCAWMAKHIGEEFAGVVTGVTSFGLFVELDESKVSGLVHISQLSNDYYHFDPVRHLLKGERNGVQFRLGDHVHVQVLRASLEDRKIDFRLVQPGARKPAETSSAAAAPTSRAYNYAAAGERYSLPSGRKPLPSLPPLPTHDRATGKPGKKAAAKLEGKRHDKAPSKPKNKSKPRAAKSGPPKSKGKR; from the coding sequence ATTCCCAGCCGCGAAGCCATCCTGGCGCTGCTTGAGGAGCGCGGGGAGTTGCTGACGCAGGCTCGCATCGCCGAAGCGCTGCAGCTCTACGACGAATACGGCATCGCAGCGTTGACCAAGCGCCTTACCGCGATGGTGCGCGACGGCCAGCTGCTGCTGGGACGCCGCGGCGGCTACGCGCCAGCGCGTAAGTTGGATCTGATCCCCGGCGTGGTGCTGGCGAACGCGGAAGGTTACGGCTTCCTGCGTCCAGACGAAGGCGGCGATGACCTTTACCTCTCGCCGTATCAAATGCGCAGCGTGATGCACGGCGACCGCGTGCTTGCCAGCGTCGTGGGCTTGGACCGCCGTGGTCGGCGGCAGGGTTCCATTGTGGAAGTACTGCAGCGACGTTCACCGCGACTGGTCGGCCGTGTCGTGGTCGAGAATGGCGTGACGCTGGTCGTGCCCGACGACCGCCGTTTGCATCAGGACCTGATGATCGCCCCGGGCAAGGAACGTGGCGCCACCTCAGGTCAGATCGTGGTGGCCGAGATCACCGATCCGCCCACCGCGTATCGCGGCCCGCTAGGCGCCATACGCGCCGTGCTGGGCGAACGCCTGCAGCCCTCGTTGTTGGTCGACATGGCCATTGCCAGCCACGATCTGCCGCACGAATGGCCGCCGGAAGTGCTGCGCGAAGCCGAAGCGGTGGAGCCGGAAGTCACCGCCGCCGAGCGCGAAGGTCGCGTCGATCTGCGCAAGCTGCCGCTGGTCACCATCGACGGCGCGGATGCGCGTGACTTCGACGACGCTGTCTACGCCGAACCCAAACGTGGCGGCGGCTGGCGGTTGGTGGTCGCGATCGCCGACGTGTCGCACTACGTGCCAGTCGACAGCGCGCTGGACAAAGAAGCGTACGAACGCAGCACGTCCACGTATTTCCCCGGTTTCGTCGTACCGATGCTGCCGGAAACCTTGTCCAACGGCATTTGCTCGCTCAATCCGAAGGTCGAGCGCCTTTGTATGGTTTGCGACATGCAAGTCGATGCGACCGGCGAGGTTGTGAAATCCAAGTTCTATGCTGGGGTGATGCGCTCGCACGCGCGCCTCACGTACGACAAAGTGTGGCAAGCCATCGGTTTGCAGGATGCCGATGCAAGGCACGAAGTCGCCGATGTATTGCCGCAGTTGGAACATCTGCACGCGCTCTACAAGGCGATGGCCGAGCAACGCCGTCGCCGCGGCGCCATCGACTTCGAAACGCCGGAGGTGAAGTTCCGGCTCGATCAGACAGGCGAAGTGCAGACGGTCGGCGCGGTGGAGCGCAACGATGCGCACAAGCTGATCGAAGAATGCATGATCGCCGCCAACGTGCAGGCGGCGCTGTTTTTATCCAAGCGTAAAATTCCCGCGCTCTACCGCGCGCACGAACCGCCGCCGGCGGAGAAGTACGAAGATCTGCAGCAGTTCCTGCGCGAATTCAAATTGCGCATGCCGCCGGTCGAAGATGTCACGCCAGGTGATTTTGCAGATGTACTGCGGATGGTGCGCGATCGCCCCGAGCGCGAGCTGATCCAATCTGTGTTGTTGCGCGCGCAAAGCATGGCCGCGTATCAGCCCGACAATCGCGGCCACTTCGGTTTGGCATTGGAAGCGTACGCGCATTTCACGTCGCCCATTCGCCGCTATCCCGATTTGCTGGTGCATCGTGCGATCCGATATGCATTGAGCGGAGGCAAGCCTTCCGCTTACGTGTATTCGGAAGCAGCCATGGCGGCGATGGCCGTGCATTGCTCGCAACGCGAACGTCGCGCGGAAGAAGCCGAGCGCGATGTGGACGAACGCTTCCGCTGCGCCTGGATGGCCAAGCATATCGGCGAAGAATTCGCGGGCGTGGTGACGGGTGTGACCTCGTTCGGGTTATTCGTCGAATTGGACGAATCGAAAGTGTCGGGCCTGGTTCACATCAGTCAGTTGTCCAACGATTACTACCATTTCGATCCGGTGCGGCATTTACTGAAGGGCGAGCGCAACGGCGTGCAGTTCCGCCTCGGCGATCACGTGCATGTGCAGGTGCTGCGCGCGAGCTTGGAAGATCGCAAGATCGATTTCCGCTTGGTGCAACCGGGTGCGCGGAAACCTGCCGAAACGAGCAGCGCTGCGGCGGCGCCCACGTCGCGGGCTTACAATTACGCTGCCGCAGGCGAGCGTTATTCCTTGCCGTCCGGCAGGAAGCCGTTGCCTTCGCTGCCACCACTGCCAACACACGACCGCGCGACGGGCAAGCCAGGGAAAAAAGCCGCGGCGAAACTGGAAGGCAAGCGTCACGACAAAGCGCCAAGCAAACCCAAGAACAAAAGCAAGCCGCGGGCCGCCAAGAGCGGTCCGCCGAAATCGAAAGGCAAACGATGA
- the rlmB gene encoding 23S rRNA (guanosine(2251)-2'-O)-methyltransferase RlmB — MSESWIVGINPVDGALNNDAQRVREVLVENGQRNARVHELAEKAKALKIPVHHRPREQLDRVSGEARHQGIVALYEAPPLASEQDLPDLLEKAGNNALVLVLDGVTDPHNLGACLRSAAAANATAVIVPKDRAVGLTPVVRRASAGGADRVPLIAATNLARALRALKDAGVWITGLAGDTDQSIYDIDFKGPVALVLGSEGEGIRRLTRETCDFVAKIPMPGSMESLNVSVATGIVLFEALRQRSVR; from the coding sequence ATGAGCGAGAGTTGGATAGTCGGTATCAATCCCGTCGACGGCGCGTTGAACAACGACGCGCAACGTGTGCGCGAGGTGTTGGTCGAAAACGGTCAGCGCAATGCACGCGTGCATGAGCTGGCGGAGAAAGCGAAAGCGCTGAAGATTCCGGTGCACCATCGCCCGCGCGAGCAGTTGGACCGCGTATCGGGCGAAGCGCGTCATCAAGGCATCGTGGCGCTGTACGAGGCGCCGCCTTTGGCCAGCGAACAAGATCTGCCCGATCTGCTCGAAAAGGCGGGCAACAACGCTTTGGTGTTGGTGCTCGATGGTGTGACCGATCCGCACAATCTCGGTGCATGCCTTCGCAGTGCCGCGGCGGCCAACGCGACCGCTGTGATCGTGCCGAAGGATCGCGCCGTCGGCCTTACGCCAGTCGTACGTCGTGCATCGGCCGGCGGCGCAGATCGTGTGCCGCTGATCGCCGCCACCAATCTTGCGCGCGCGTTGCGAGCACTCAAAGATGCAGGCGTGTGGATCACGGGATTGGCGGGCGATACCGACCAATCGATCTACGACATCGATTTCAAAGGTCCCGTGGCGCTGGTGTTGGGCAGCGAAGGCGAGGGCATCCGCCGACTCACGCGCGAAACCTGCGATTTCGTGGCGAAGATTCCTATGCCCGGCAGCATGGAAAGTCTCAACGTCTCGGTCGCCACCGGCATCGTGCTGTTCGAAGCCTTGCGTCAGAGGAGCGTGCGATGA